The Glycine soja cultivar W05 chromosome 9, ASM419377v2, whole genome shotgun sequence sequence GTTAGAAGCTTAACTAAATCAAGAATAATATtcaagacaattttattttataatctcCTAAATTCAACCCTATTACTTTTTGTTTATTCAACTTGGTATATGATCATGTGATATTTACAATTAGTCtttatttctatatataaaatctAATTACCTAATTCATGATAATTCATtaagattaagaaaataatttatttaatttatagtaataaatttatcttaaatttatatatttttaaaattatccttgattttaatatttctctcttctttaattgtttgttaatacattttttatttttttaattaaggatatttcttgtctaaaaataattaatacaacaaatattatgaattaagtcttataaaaaataaaatacgttTCAAAACTgagttttataaataagaacGTATAAAATAGGATTAAACTAAGTCTGAAAACTTATGTAAGTTGACTAAAACTATCACGTGTttatactttttctttatatttttttttacgttaTACTATagtacatattaaaaaaattatgaaaaaaataattattatatatcataaaaagAATAGTAGAAACTATACTAATTCTATATtccacttaataatttttcttagaCGTGCGCACTTCTGAATTCTCACCCGACCTTACTCTTTCCTGGTGCCCCTCCcttcaaaatatgaaaatattaactCCTTTTCCCCAAACTAAGCTAAACATTACTCCTAATTTCACAAAATCCTAAAGCAAAAATTAAAGTACACATGCGCATACATGCCCATGTTCAATAACACCAATGTGGCCCCTCcccctcaaaaataaaaatacaagaaaaatacTCGTCCATACACATTATCATATTCGTCGCAAATCCCTCTCCATGTCATGCCCTATATATACTCTCTTCAAGCAACACCTTTCTACTCTGTCAATTCAACCCACACACTTTTCTCTCTCCGTGCTTTCTCTGACACTCCCTCACTTCATCCTTCTACACTTTCACACCTTCTCTGAACACAACAAAGTGAGTAATAAGCAGTATCCTTGCAGTAATAGTACCGTACAGAAAACtagaatagccaccaaaattCTCCAACTGGAAAAaagtaacaacaacaaaatctcaTTCGATTTTCATCTGTTTCATCTTTTTCTCCAACCGAATCGAActcataaacttttttttatctcttttcattttataactCAAAAAATCTCATTCCACTAGGCGAGGCTTGGCTAActgaaaaagaaggaaggaagaaggaaaaatgaTAACGTGGAAAGACCTATACATGGTCTTGACCGCAGTGGTCCCACTCTACGTGGCGATGATCCTGGCGTACGGTTCGGTTCGGTGGTGGAAGATCTTCTCACCGGACCAGTGCTCCGGCATAAACCGTTTTGTCGCGATCTTCGCCGTGCCGCTCCTCTCCTTCCACTTCATCTCCACCAACAACCCCTACGCCATGAACTTCCGCTTCATCGCCGCCGACACGCTCCAGAAAATCATCATGCTCTTCGCCCTAGCAATCTGGACCAACCTCACCAAAACCGGTTCGCTAGAGTGGATGATCACCATCTTCTCCCTCTCCACGCTCCCCAACACCCTAGTCATGGGAATCCCTCTCCTAATCGCAATGTACGGCGAATATTCCGGTTCTCTCATGGTTCAAGTCGTGGTTCTTCAGTGCATCATATGGTACACCTTGTTACTCTTCTTATTCGAATACCGTGCCGCGAAGATCCTGATCATGGAACAGTTCCCTGAAACGGCAGCCTCCATTGTGTCGTTTAAGGTCGACTCCGACGTCGTTTCGCTCGACGGAAGAGACTTCTTGGAAACAGATGCTGAAGTCGGTGATGATGGGAAGCTTCATGTCACCGTTAGAAAATCGAACGCTTCACGGAGGTCGTTTATGATGACGCCGAGGCCGTCTAATCTCACCGGGGCGGAGATTTACAGCCTCAGCTCGTCTCGTAACCCAACGCCACGTGGCTCCAACTTTAACCATGCGGATTTTTTTTCCATGATGGGGTACCAGCCTCGCCACTCGAATTTCACCGCCAATGATTTGTTCTCTTCGCGTGGACCCACTCCGAGACCTTCGAATTTCGAAGAAAGCTCTATGCCTCAGGCGGCGACTGTAGCTTCTCCTCGGTTTGGGTTTTACCCGAGCCAGACCGTGCCCGCTTCGTACCCGCCTCCGAACCCAGAGTTTTCCTCCTCTACTAAACATTTGAAGAGCCAGAGTCAGAATTCGCTGACTCCAGCAAATGGGGCCCACGATGCGAAGGAGCTCCACATGTTTGTATGGAGCTCCAGCGCCTCGCCAGTGTCGGAGAACGCCGGACTCAACGTCTTCGGCAACACGGAACTCGGAACCTCCCAACAGCCTGACCAGGGTGGTGCTAAAGAGATTAGGATGTTGGTGGCTGATAATCATGCACACTTGCAAAATGGGGAAGCCAACAACAAAGGTACTAATTAAACCTAAAcctctttgtttccttttcaGCTTTAAATTGTTCTATCTAGTTACTCTAATGGCAACCGCTACAACATTATAATTGATACAATCTACTTACCGTTTGTTACATGTTTTTtagttgattaattttttaaaaaaaattagaattgaagTTTAACTtcattagtttatatatatagtatttttattaaatattagtcCTTATAGAAAAATTCTGgtttttttaatactaaaacAACTTAAGAACTGTGTTAAGTTCTTATTTTATCTACTTTTGAATCGTGTGAAGTATTTATAGATTTTACACAAagttttaacataaaattttgtCTAAGAAATCTGATTTTAGTTCTATACAGACAAGGTTTTGCTTTAATTGTAATCATAGTAAATTAGTaatgtttaacattttttataagtaaatGTGTGACtgtaattgtattttaaaatttagattttttagttttctttaattGGTATAATGATAATGATGAGATTTGaggtaattttttgtttaaacgATTAGGAGGGTTGCTTTGGTGTTTTGAGTATTGTGTAATGATTGGGTTGAAATTGAAGGTGGTTTGGAGGCCGGACTTGATGTGGAAGAGTTCAAGTTTCCGGTAAATGGGGGAGAACAAgtggaggaagaaaaagagaaagaaaaagaagggctCAATAATGGACTCAACAAGTTGGGCTCAAGCTCCACGGCAGAGCTCCACCCGAAAGCCGCCGGAGCTGCTGAGGCTCCCGCCAGTAAACACATGCCTCCGGCGAGTGTCATGACTCgtctcatactcatcatggtCTGGAGAAAGCTTATCCGCAATCCCAACACCTACTCTAGCCTAATTGGTGTAGTATGGTCCCTCATTGCATTCAGGTAGGTTAATCAAAGTCAATAATAATGTCTGAAAAAAATTGACTATAATAAGATAAAGATGAgtcataatacattttttaacgcatcatttttatatatttttttactagttaaaatatattaaaaattataaaaaaaaatacattcaataggatgtgtaaaaaaaagtatattt is a genomic window containing:
- the LOC114425481 gene encoding auxin efflux carrier component 7-like, with product MITWKDLYMVLTAVVPLYVAMILAYGSVRWWKIFSPDQCSGINRFVAIFAVPLLSFHFISTNNPYAMNFRFIAADTLQKIIMLFALAIWTNLTKTGSLEWMITIFSLSTLPNTLVMGIPLLIAMYGEYSGSLMVQVVVLQCIIWYTLLLFLFEYRAAKILIMEQFPETAASIVSFKVDSDVVSLDGRDFLETDAEVGDDGKLHVTVRKSNASRRSFMMTPRPSNLTGAEIYSLSSSRNPTPRGSNFNHADFFSMMGYQPRHSNFTANDLFSSRGPTPRPSNFEESSMPQAATVASPRFGFYPSQTVPASYPPPNPEFSSSTKHLKSQSQNSLTPANGAHDAKELHMFVWSSSASPVSENAGLNVFGNTELGTSQQPDQGGAKEIRMLVADNHAHLQNGEANNKGGLEAGLDVEEFKFPVNGGEQVEEEKEKEKEGLNNGLNKLGSSSTAELHPKAAGAAEAPASKHMPPASVMTRLILIMVWRKLIRNPNTYSSLIGVVWSLIAFRWHVHMPKIIEKSISILSDAGLGMAMFSLGLFMALQPKIIACGNSVATFAMAIRFLTGPAVMAAASIAVGLRGTLLHVAIVQAALPQGIVPFVFAKEYNAHPAILSTAVIFGMLIALPITLVYYILLGL